The following proteins come from a genomic window of Larus michahellis chromosome 28, bLarMic1.1, whole genome shotgun sequence:
- the LOC141735038 gene encoding olfactory receptor 10AG1-like produces MLNMYDYSSLPTKMMLHVSQEEETSEMELPHNEWGVPSKKPFCSGKGGNVKGGLSSPGSKSTALLLLEVSVMVDRPPASSESLLFELLCAGKMPQRKGLESHTSGSGFILLGFSDHSSLQGLCFTVLLVIYLMVLTENSLIALITVVDSSLHSPMYFFLRNLSFLEICYTSVTLPKMLVGFLLEDGRTSFLGCAAQLYFLVLLGSIKCLLLAVMAYDHYIAICDPLHYPLLMRRGLRIRLVVGSWVAVIPVQVGQSYQVFTLPFFASHDLHHFFCDVPPVLELACADTFWNQVTLYTIILVFAIFPFSLIVISYIKIIRAILKIPSVLGRHKAFSTCSSHLAVVTLFYGSATVVYLKQQSRDSVDTDKYLTLFYTIFTPVFNPVIYSLRNKEVRIALKRLLQTKWYYRVRKILSNSPKKVPLGYMVA; encoded by the exons atgctaaacatgtatgactatagTTCTCTCCCCACCAAAATGATGCTACACgtcagccaggaggaggagacatcTGAGATGGAACTACCCCATAATGAGTGGG GTGTGCCCAGCAAGaagcccttctgctctgggaagggGGGCAATGTGAAGGGAGGGCTGAGCTCCCCAGGCAGCAAGAGCACTGCTCTGCTTCT GCTTGAAGTGTCTGTGATGGTGGacaggccaccagcatcctctgAGAGCCTGTTGTTTGAATTGCTCTGTGCAGGAAAAATGCCCCAAAGAAAAGGCCTGGAGAGTCACACCAGTGGATCTGGATTCATTCTTCTGGGATTTTCTGACCACTCCAGCCTGCAGGGCTTGTGCTTCACAGTATTGCTGGTCATCTACCTCATGGTCCTCACAGAGAACAGCCTGATTGCGCTCATTACAGTGGTGGACTCAAGCCTCCACAGCCCCATGTATTTCTTCCTGAGGAACTTGTCTTTCCTGGAGATCTGCTACACATCAGTCACTCTGCCAAAAATGCTGGTGGGTTTCCTGCTGGAGGATGGCAGGACCTCCTTCCttggctgtgctgcccagctgtatttcctggttttgctgggcAGCATCAAGTGCCTTCTTCTggctgtcatggcctatgaccactACATAGCCATCTGTGACCCCCTGCACTACCCTCTCCTCATGAGGAGGGGTCTCCGCATCAGACTGGTGGTGGGGTCGTGGGTGGCTGTCATACCAGTGCAAGTAGGACAGAGCTACCAGGTGTTCACCTTGCCCTTCTTTGCATCCCATGACCTTCATCACTTTTTTTGTGATGTGccccctgtgctggagctggCCTGTGCAGACACGTTCTGGAACCAAGTGACGCTGTACACCATCATCCTGGTATTTGcaatctttcccttctccttaatagttatttcttacattaaaattatcagggcaattctgaaaataccttcagttctgggcagacacaaagccttttccacctgttcCTCACACCTCGCGGTGGTGACACTCTTCTATGGTTCAGCCACCGTCGTCTACTTAAAGCAACAGTCAAGGGATTCCGTAGACACCGACAAATACCTTACCCTGTTTTACACAATTTTTACCCCAGTGTTTAACCCTGTCATCTATAGCCTGAGGAATAAGGAAGTGAGAATTGCCTTGAAGAGACTCCTACAGACAAAGTGGTACTACAGAGTACGTAAAATCCTCTCAAATAGTCCCAAAAAAGTCCCACTGGGCTACATGGTTGCCTGA